The following are encoded in a window of Brevibacillus ruminantium genomic DNA:
- the mscL gene encoding large conductance mechanosensitive channel protein MscL produces MLKEFKEFALKGNVIDLAVGVVIGGAFGKIVTSLVNDIIMPTVGLLLGKIDFTNLYINLGDKVYPTLAAAKEDGAATINYGLFINTVIDFLIIAFAIFIAVKQVNRFRKKNEPEKAPATTKECPYCISAIPLKATRCPQCTSPLIEGEAVGAKA; encoded by the coding sequence ATGCTCAAAGAATTTAAAGAGTTTGCATTAAAGGGGAATGTCATTGATCTGGCTGTCGGGGTTGTCATCGGCGGCGCTTTCGGCAAAATCGTAACGTCTCTGGTCAATGACATCATCATGCCGACCGTCGGCCTGCTGCTTGGCAAAATCGATTTTACCAATCTGTATATCAATCTGGGCGACAAGGTCTACCCGACGTTGGCCGCAGCCAAGGAGGATGGGGCTGCCACGATCAATTACGGATTGTTTATCAATACCGTAATCGACTTTTTAATTATTGCTTTCGCAATCTTTATTGCCGTCAAACAGGTGAATCGTTTTCGGAAAAAGAATGAGCCGGAAAAGGCGCCAGCTACGACAAAGGAATGTCCGTACTGCATCTCGGCCATTCCGCTCAAAGCGACACGCTGTCCACAGTGCACTTCGCCGCTTATCGAGGGAGAAGCTGTCGGGGCAAAAGCGTAA
- a CDS encoding nucleoside hydrolase, with translation MKKVIIDVDTGIDDALALSYAVHSPALEVLGVTTTFGNIAVEEATRNTLQILELLGASQIPVYPGASRPLFRELKEKAKLFHGENGLGNIELDRPQTAAKDVRASSFMIAQAKQHPGEVTIITVGSLTNLAAAIMAEPKLVDLVERVVVMGGAVTVPGNRTPVAEANICAAPEAASLVFQSGIPVTLVGLDVTMQTLLTREHLQAWRELGTHVSRSFADMCEFYMNAYAQVGNVKGCALHDPLAVGVVIDPTFVKATPMHVAVDTSGGPSDARTIGDRRKQPAAAPNVEVCLEVDQERFVTHFLQHVFSRQK, from the coding sequence ATGAAAAAAGTGATCATAGACGTCGACACCGGCATTGATGATGCCTTGGCTCTCTCCTATGCCGTCCATTCCCCGGCCCTGGAGGTATTGGGAGTAACGACAACCTTTGGCAATATCGCTGTCGAGGAGGCGACCCGCAATACCCTGCAAATCCTGGAGCTTCTGGGTGCCAGTCAGATTCCGGTATATCCCGGGGCAAGCAGGCCGCTTTTTCGCGAGTTGAAGGAAAAAGCCAAGCTGTTCCACGGCGAAAACGGTTTGGGCAATATTGAGCTGGACAGACCGCAAACGGCGGCGAAAGACGTGCGCGCATCTTCTTTCATGATCGCTCAGGCTAAACAGCATCCAGGTGAGGTGACGATCATCACCGTGGGCAGCCTGACCAATCTGGCTGCTGCGATCATGGCTGAGCCAAAGCTTGTTGACCTTGTAGAGCGCGTGGTCGTTATGGGGGGAGCGGTGACAGTGCCGGGAAATCGGACCCCCGTAGCTGAAGCTAATATCTGTGCCGCCCCCGAGGCTGCCTCTCTGGTCTTTCAATCCGGAATCCCTGTCACGCTGGTAGGGCTGGATGTTACGATGCAGACATTGTTGACCCGGGAACATCTCCAGGCCTGGAGAGAGCTGGGTACCCATGTCAGCCGTTCGTTTGCAGATATGTGCGAGTTTTACATGAACGCCTACGCCCAGGTAGGCAACGTCAAGGGCTGTGCCCTGCATGATCCGCTGGCTGTTGGAGTTGTCATCGATCCGACCTTCGTGAAGGCCACGCCAATGCATGTCGCGGTGGATACCTCTGGTGGTCCGTCCGATGCTCGGACGATTGGCGATCGACGGAAGCAGCCTGCCGCAGCTCCCAATGTGGAGGTCTGCCTTGAGGTCGACCAGGAGCGCTTTGTCACGCATTTTCTTCAGCATGTGTTTTCCAGACAAAAATAG
- a CDS encoding nucleoside hydrolase: protein MTHTKTKILVSGVGGDQLLALRLVLQSSSAELSGITVRGDDHQAAQQAAQLLETYGVAALPIATGEKKALLSAQRLELTDPKAGITASELIVSQANQHTGKLHLVVLGPLTDLVKALAIDPDLPHKLAGVIVMGGAIRVPGDVTAVAEANIYSDPEAAAFVLASELPLTLVPLDVTQKVALPMGQDYVEGLDACTAVLAVIEPETLQKTKMKLTVDCQSVLSRGAVLADLRAIPRIGSDVEVCVDVDGQRVVQHIREVLEAGGVQ from the coding sequence ATGACACATACGAAAACAAAAATACTGGTGAGCGGTGTGGGAGGGGACCAACTGCTGGCATTGCGGCTCGTCCTGCAGTCGTCCTCGGCCGAACTGAGCGGAATCACTGTTCGCGGTGATGATCACCAGGCAGCGCAGCAGGCTGCCCAGCTTCTGGAGACATACGGTGTAGCGGCATTGCCGATAGCGACAGGAGAGAAAAAAGCATTGTTGTCTGCACAAAGATTGGAACTCACCGACCCAAAAGCCGGCATAACTGCATCCGAATTGATCGTTTCCCAAGCAAATCAGCATACGGGCAAGCTGCATCTGGTAGTGCTCGGCCCGCTGACGGACCTCGTTAAAGCACTGGCCATCGACCCTGATTTGCCGCATAAATTGGCGGGTGTGATTGTGATGGGGGGAGCGATCCGTGTTCCGGGAGATGTCACAGCCGTGGCAGAAGCAAATATCTACAGCGACCCGGAAGCCGCCGCGTTCGTATTGGCTTCGGAATTGCCGCTGACCTTAGTTCCTTTGGATGTGACACAAAAGGTCGCGCTTCCCATGGGACAGGACTACGTAGAAGGGCTGGACGCATGTACGGCGGTGCTGGCCGTGATCGAACCGGAGACACTCCAAAAGACAAAGATGAAGCTTACGGTCGATTGCCAGAGCGTGCTTTCACGGGGAGCAGTGCTGGCTGATCTGCGGGCGATCCCGCGCATCGGCTCCGATGTTGAAGTGTGCGTCGATGTAGATGGACAGCGCGTTGTCCAGCATATCCGAGAAGTTTTGGAAGCGGGAGGAGTACAATGA
- a CDS encoding aminopeptidase produces MKDPRITKMAENLISYSLDVQAGENVCIALHGEGEPLAIELVRKLYERGAHPYVKIFQPRLQREWLRGLTEEQIVQHFRFEQEMWYGMHAYIGIHGMTNDAELSDVPVEKQRLYGQAFEQIAHYIDNKTKGIRIHYPTASFAQKANMSTEAFEDFYYQVCSLDYRKLEEACQPLYEWMDRTDKVHIIGPGTDLVFSIRGVETQIAAGKRNIPDGEVYTAPVRHSINGRISYNVPSQYKGTSFERISFTIQEGKIVETAANDTFKLNEILDTDEGARYIGEFAIGVNPYILHPMNDILFDEKIAGSFHLTPGRAYEHADNGNRSLIHWDLISIQRADYGGGEIWFDDVLIRKDGLFVPEALQELNPIKW; encoded by the coding sequence ATGAAAGATCCGCGAATCACAAAGATGGCTGAAAACCTGATTTCGTACAGTCTGGATGTACAGGCCGGGGAAAATGTTTGCATTGCCTTGCATGGAGAAGGCGAACCGCTGGCAATCGAGCTGGTCAGGAAATTATACGAGCGCGGAGCACATCCGTACGTCAAAATTTTTCAGCCCAGGCTGCAACGGGAATGGCTGAGGGGACTGACAGAAGAGCAGATTGTCCAGCATTTCCGCTTTGAGCAAGAGATGTGGTATGGCATGCACGCCTATATCGGCATACACGGCATGACCAATGACGCGGAGCTCAGCGATGTTCCCGTGGAAAAGCAGCGCCTGTATGGGCAGGCATTTGAACAGATCGCGCATTATATCGACAACAAGACCAAAGGAATACGCATCCATTACCCGACCGCATCCTTTGCGCAAAAGGCAAATATGTCGACAGAAGCCTTTGAAGACTTTTACTACCAGGTATGCTCGCTTGACTACCGCAAGCTGGAGGAAGCGTGTCAGCCGTTATACGAGTGGATGGATCGGACAGACAAGGTGCACATCATCGGTCCGGGTACGGATCTCGTCTTCTCCATTCGGGGAGTCGAGACACAGATTGCCGCCGGCAAGCGCAACATCCCGGATGGAGAGGTGTATACGGCACCGGTTCGACACTCGATCAACGGGAGGATCTCCTATAATGTACCCAGCCAGTACAAAGGCACTTCCTTTGAGAGAATCAGCTTTACCATTCAAGAGGGCAAGATCGTAGAAACAGCAGCCAACGATACATTCAAGCTGAACGAAATCCTGGACACGGACGAAGGAGCCCGTTATATCGGAGAGTTTGCGATTGGCGTCAATCCGTACATCCTCCATCCGATGAATGATATCCTCTTCGATGAAAAAATCGCCGGCAGTTTTCATCTGACTCCCGGCCGTGCCTATGAACACGCAGACAACGGCAACCGCAGTCTGATCCATTGGGACCTGATTTCCATCCAGCGGGCCGATTATGGCGGGGGAGAGATTTGGTTTGACGATGTGTTGATCAGGAAGGACGGCTTGTTTGTACCAGAAGCACTCCAAGAATTAAATCCCATAAAATGGTAA
- a CDS encoding FAD-dependent monooxygenase, which translates to MTNGMKVPFLIVGGGIGGLATALRVAKTGRTVHVLEQAREFGEIGAGIQLAPNATAVLDQLGVLDTIREFAVFPKRLVLMDALSGKELCALDLGEAFQKYYGYPYIVLHRSDLHRVLLEACMAHENITLLNDQVVESVWPLEKHARVVCQSGDEYLADAVIGADGLWSKTRKLFSDDTPVCSQYVAYRGTIPMAEVTPHAKLDDDDVIMWIGPNLHLVQYPVRRKELYNQVVVFKSFRYKEDSDDWGTPEELDEHFGSCCAPVRHAVTYIQRQRRWPMYDREPIANWTSGRVALLGDAAHPMLQYLAQGGCQALEDAACLGEMLEAHGEDVETAFTAYQKDRIPRATKVQRNARVWGEIIHAEDPITILLRNTIMEQLNPRDLSYVDWLYSRRYH; encoded by the coding sequence ATGACAAATGGTATGAAGGTTCCCTTTTTGATCGTCGGCGGCGGCATCGGCGGGCTGGCGACTGCGCTGAGAGTGGCGAAAACGGGACGCACTGTGCATGTACTGGAGCAGGCCAGGGAATTTGGCGAGATCGGTGCCGGTATTCAGCTTGCCCCCAATGCGACGGCTGTTCTCGACCAGCTCGGTGTGTTGGATACGATTCGCGAATTTGCCGTGTTTCCCAAGCGTCTGGTGCTGATGGATGCGCTCAGCGGAAAAGAGCTGTGTGCGCTTGATCTGGGGGAAGCTTTTCAAAAGTATTACGGCTATCCCTATATTGTGCTGCATCGGTCTGATTTGCACAGAGTGCTGCTGGAGGCTTGCATGGCTCATGAAAATATTACTCTGCTGAATGATCAGGTCGTCGAGTCTGTTTGGCCGCTGGAGAAGCATGCACGGGTGGTCTGCCAGAGTGGTGACGAGTATCTGGCGGATGCCGTCATCGGAGCGGATGGCCTGTGGTCAAAGACGAGAAAACTGTTCAGTGATGACACACCGGTCTGCTCACAATACGTGGCGTATCGGGGCACGATCCCGATGGCAGAGGTGACGCCGCATGCGAAGCTGGACGATGATGATGTGATTATGTGGATAGGACCCAATCTGCATCTGGTCCAGTATCCGGTGCGTCGCAAAGAGCTGTACAACCAGGTTGTGGTGTTTAAAAGCTTCCGCTACAAGGAAGACTCTGACGACTGGGGGACGCCGGAGGAGCTTGACGAGCATTTCGGCAGCTGCTGTGCGCCGGTTCGTCATGCTGTGACGTATATCCAACGTCAGCGCCGCTGGCCGATGTACGACCGAGAGCCGATAGCCAACTGGACGTCCGGACGTGTGGCGCTGCTGGGTGATGCGGCCCATCCAATGCTGCAGTACCTGGCCCAAGGCGGTTGCCAGGCGCTGGAGGATGCCGCCTGCCTGGGGGAAATGCTGGAGGCGCATGGCGAGGATGTGGAGACTGCCTTCACTGCCTATCAGAAGGATAGAATCCCGCGCGCGACCAAGGTACAGCGCAATGCTCGCGTCTGGGGAGAGATCATCCATGCCGAAGACCCGATTACGATACTGCTTCGCAATACGATCATGGAGCAGCTCAATCCGCGTGATCTCAGTTATGTAGACTGGCTGTACAGCCGACGTTATCACTAA
- a CDS encoding cupin domain-containing protein has protein sequence MAEKNDHFQSQIVQDFNKEIAKYHLGPLWHAIPELMNKTPKSQALPYLWKWETLHAKLMEAREIFTPDRGGERRAIYLQNPGLKNREPWGWASTTQTLYAAVQLILPGETAPSHRHTQSALRFITNGNGAYSIVQGERIYMEEGDFLITPKGLWHGHAHPGDEPMIWMDCLDIPTIYAIGGTFFENYPEKIEQPQVPDNFSSQRYAGGMVRPISDRYPKVAPLGSYKWGQTLSALEGLSKFEPDPFDGYAVEYINPSNGQTANPTIAAWMQKLPKGFHSKAHRHTSSTIYQVYKGSGYTVIDGVRFDWSQGDYFVVPNWAMHEHVASEDSYLFSVSDLPIMERFDVQREEALDTHQGHQEIVSEFKPLLP, from the coding sequence ATGGCTGAAAAAAATGACCATTTCCAAAGCCAAATCGTTCAAGACTTTAACAAGGAAATCGCCAAATACCACCTCGGACCCCTGTGGCATGCCATCCCCGAGCTGATGAATAAAACGCCTAAATCACAAGCGCTCCCCTATCTTTGGAAATGGGAGACGCTGCATGCCAAGCTGATGGAAGCCCGCGAGATTTTCACACCGGATCGGGGCGGAGAGAGACGGGCGATTTACCTGCAAAATCCCGGTTTGAAAAATCGCGAGCCCTGGGGCTGGGCCTCCACGACGCAAACGCTGTACGCTGCGGTCCAGTTGATTTTGCCCGGTGAAACAGCTCCTTCGCACCGCCATACACAAAGTGCCCTGCGCTTTATCACCAACGGTAACGGCGCTTACTCCATCGTCCAGGGGGAACGCATCTATATGGAAGAGGGAGATTTCCTGATCACGCCAAAAGGTCTTTGGCACGGTCACGCCCACCCGGGGGATGAGCCGATGATCTGGATGGACTGCCTCGACATCCCGACAATCTATGCGATTGGCGGAACCTTTTTTGAAAATTACCCGGAGAAAATTGAGCAGCCGCAGGTGCCAGACAATTTTTCTTCACAGCGGTATGCGGGCGGCATGGTTCGCCCGATTTCCGACCGGTACCCGAAGGTCGCTCCGCTCGGCTCGTACAAATGGGGACAGACCTTGTCAGCTTTGGAAGGTCTAAGCAAATTTGAGCCCGATCCGTTCGATGGGTACGCGGTTGAATACATCAACCCGTCTAACGGGCAGACGGCCAATCCGACCATTGCCGCCTGGATGCAAAAGCTGCCCAAAGGCTTCCACTCCAAAGCGCATCGTCATACCAGCTCTACGATCTATCAGGTGTACAAAGGCTCCGGCTACACGGTGATCGATGGGGTGCGCTTTGACTGGTCCCAGGGAGATTACTTCGTGGTGCCAAACTGGGCGATGCATGAGCATGTCGCATCGGAAGATTCGTATCTGTTCTCCGTCAGCGACCTTCCGATTATGGAAAGGTTCGACGTACAGCGTGAAGAAGCGCTGGATACGCATCAGGGGCATCAGGAGATTGTCTCCGAGTTCAAGCCGCTGCTTCCTTAA
- a CDS encoding DinB family protein: MNSVISNLQASVDEMLQLVDGLSEDLLRWKPSEEKWSIIEVLCHVEEAIPYWLRELHAAIQSPGSEWGRGLQHEGRLAAVAQAGQRSLSEAVAGVCQLKEEMSKQLASVQMSDLQKEAPSRNPRFGTKPLQFIVDHLLVEHLQTHVEQIKRNLRQYAEAGLSNTH; the protein is encoded by the coding sequence ATGAACAGTGTGATTTCAAACCTTCAGGCATCTGTCGATGAGATGCTGCAGCTTGTGGATGGATTGTCGGAAGATTTGCTCAGGTGGAAACCTTCTGAAGAAAAGTGGTCCATCATCGAAGTACTGTGCCACGTGGAAGAAGCGATTCCCTACTGGCTGAGGGAGTTGCACGCTGCGATACAGTCTCCGGGCAGTGAGTGGGGACGCGGCTTGCAGCATGAGGGGCGTCTTGCCGCGGTAGCACAGGCAGGGCAGCGCAGTCTGTCCGAAGCAGTCGCTGGTGTCTGTCAGCTGAAGGAAGAGATGAGCAAGCAGCTTGCCTCGGTGCAAATGAGCGACTTGCAGAAGGAAGCGCCCAGCCGCAATCCGCGCTTTGGAACGAAGCCGCTGCAATTTATCGTGGACCATCTCTTGGTTGAGCATCTCCAGACGCATGTGGAGCAGATCAAGCGGAACCTGCGTCAATACGCGGAAGCCGGATTATCAAACACTCACTAA
- a CDS encoding fumarylacetoacetate hydrolase family protein, whose product MKLVSFTYQGNTRIGSVHDDQVIDLNLGYVAMLEAAGELRAKQIAEAFIPAEMVGFLQGGEKSLALAREVIDYVSKNDVPSSYRIVHPLSEVKLEAPVLKPGKMICVGHNYREHILEMGRELPSVPVVFAKFANTIIGPEDDIPFFPISEQLDYEAEFTFVIGKRARNVSQKDALDYVAGYTITNDVTYRDIQRRTIQWLQGKTVEGSAPMGPWLVTREEIQDPAGLEVVLTVNGEERQRSNTSNLVFTVQYLVEFLSQLVTLEPGDVVLTGTPGGVGVARDPQVFLKDGDVVRIEIDRIGALENRVRKAGEQG is encoded by the coding sequence ATGAAACTGGTTAGCTTCACCTACCAAGGAAACACCCGTATCGGCAGTGTGCACGATGATCAGGTGATCGATTTGAATCTCGGGTATGTCGCGATGCTGGAGGCAGCGGGCGAGCTGAGAGCGAAGCAAATTGCGGAAGCCTTTATCCCGGCAGAGATGGTTGGATTTCTGCAGGGCGGAGAAAAAAGTCTGGCTCTGGCCAGAGAAGTGATCGACTATGTGAGCAAAAATGATGTCCCGTCTTCCTATCGAATCGTTCATCCGCTCTCCGAGGTAAAGCTGGAGGCACCTGTTCTCAAACCGGGGAAGATGATTTGCGTCGGGCACAACTATCGTGAGCACATCCTGGAAATGGGACGCGAGCTGCCGTCTGTCCCTGTTGTTTTTGCCAAATTCGCCAATACGATTATCGGACCTGAGGATGATATCCCGTTCTTTCCTATTTCGGAACAGCTTGATTACGAAGCAGAATTTACTTTTGTGATCGGCAAGCGGGCGCGCAATGTCTCTCAGAAAGATGCGCTTGACTATGTGGCCGGTTATACGATCACCAATGACGTCACCTATCGCGATATTCAGCGCAGAACCATCCAGTGGCTGCAGGGCAAGACGGTCGAGGGAAGCGCGCCGATGGGGCCGTGGCTGGTCACCCGTGAAGAGATTCAGGACCCGGCTGGATTGGAGGTCGTCCTGACGGTAAACGGAGAAGAGCGCCAGCGTTCCAACACGAGCAATCTGGTCTTCACCGTGCAATATCTCGTGGAATTCCTCTCCCAACTGGTGACGCTGGAGCCGGGCGACGTGGTTCTGACAGGTACACCGGGAGGAGTAGGCGTGGCTCGCGATCCTCAAGTGTTCCTGAAAGACGGCGATGTTGTCCGCATTGAAATCGACCGCATCGGCGCTTTGGAAAACCGGGTACGGAAGGCGGGGGAGCAGGGATGA
- a CDS encoding YciI family protein encodes MKKFLVFIERKSDFSGTSIPDHRSYLQELREGGSLVSAGGFPDQTGGAYVLQAETLEEAAAIVHQDPMYLEGQCLYQIKEWNVQ; translated from the coding sequence GTGAAGAAGTTTCTCGTATTCATTGAACGGAAGTCAGACTTTTCGGGAACGTCAATCCCGGATCACCGCAGTTATCTGCAAGAACTGCGGGAAGGGGGCAGCCTGGTTTCTGCAGGCGGATTTCCGGATCAGACAGGGGGAGCCTACGTGCTTCAGGCAGAGACACTGGAAGAAGCCGCTGCCATTGTCCATCAGGACCCGATGTATCTGGAAGGTCAGTGTCTTTATCAAATAAAAGAATGGAATGTTCAGTAA